The Flavobacterium praedii genome window below encodes:
- a CDS encoding FKBP-type peptidyl-prolyl cis-trans isomerase has product MSKIKFYFIFLIATVISISSCNKDDNNTVATPPKPYAEQYNLDIVAIEDYLKTNYISEVVNHPGFPDDQDVTIKKITDAAIQPSLYSYLNSPTLPRLTSRNVSLHSITYKVYTLVIREGVKGGTPVSGGEYPCNVDGVFAGYKGTLLDGTVFDSSNNGQTLFNLDGTSHDGGSGVIRGWSEGFPQFKTGWLTSNTNGTVSYNDFGVGVMILPSGLGYYNSSQTKIPAYSPLVFSIKLYALKRYDHDLDGIPSFQEDLNGDRYMNSFATGVPNPDDTDEDGIPNFIDFDDDGDGYATRGEIKDINGKYYPFESIPDCSGKIPTDPKKKRHLDKECHFMNQ; this is encoded by the coding sequence ATGAGCAAAATTAAGTTTTATTTTATTTTTTTGATCGCTACTGTCATTTCAATAAGTTCATGTAACAAAGATGATAATAATACGGTTGCAACTCCACCTAAACCCTATGCTGAACAATATAATTTAGACATTGTAGCCATAGAAGATTATTTAAAAACAAATTATATTAGCGAAGTAGTAAATCATCCTGGTTTTCCAGATGATCAAGATGTTACTATTAAGAAAATTACAGATGCTGCTATTCAACCCTCTTTATATTCTTATTTGAATAGCCCTACCCTACCAAGATTAACAAGTAGAAATGTAAGTCTACATTCCATTACGTATAAAGTATACACTCTTGTCATTAGGGAAGGTGTAAAAGGAGGAACGCCAGTTTCTGGAGGTGAATATCCTTGTAATGTTGATGGTGTTTTTGCAGGTTACAAAGGAACATTATTGGACGGAACTGTGTTTGATTCCAGTAATAACGGACAAACATTGTTTAACCTGGACGGTACAAGTCATGATGGAGGATCCGGTGTTATTCGTGGTTGGTCAGAAGGTTTTCCTCAATTTAAAACAGGTTGGCTTACTTCTAACACAAACGGGACTGTGTCTTACAATGATTTTGGTGTAGGTGTAATGATTCTTCCTTCTGGTCTAGGATATTATAACAGTAGCCAAACAAAAATCCCTGCTTATTCTCCTTTGGTATTTAGCATAAAATTATATGCATTAAAGAGATACGATCATGATTTAGATGGCATTCCTTCTTTTCAGGAAGATTTAAATGGGGATAGATACATGAACAGTTTTGCAACAGGTGTTCCTAATCCAGATGATACAGATGAAGACGGAATTCCTAATTTCATAGATTTTGATGATGATGGAGATGGTTATGCCACTAGAGGAGAGATCAAAGACATAAATGGAAAGTATTATCCATTTGAAAGTATTCCGGATTGTTCTGGAAAAATACCTACCGATCCAAAGAAAAAAAGACATTTAGATAAAGAATGCCACTTTATGAATCAATAA
- a CDS encoding RNA-binding S4 domain-containing protein encodes MRIDKYLWCVRYYKTRNMVTEACKKNHITVNGLVAKPSKEVFPTDRITFRKDQITQIITVLDIPDNRVGAKLVDIYRKNETPPEAYAHLELLKLSKEHYRKNGTGRPTKKDRRDIDEFGNEIIEEYETD; translated from the coding sequence ATGAGAATAGACAAATATTTATGGTGTGTTCGGTATTACAAGACCAGAAACATGGTAACCGAAGCGTGTAAAAAAAATCATATTACCGTAAATGGCCTTGTTGCCAAACCATCGAAAGAAGTTTTTCCTACCGATAGAATTACTTTTAGAAAAGACCAAATTACACAAATTATTACCGTACTTGATATTCCTGATAATCGAGTAGGTGCTAAACTTGTTGATATTTACAGGAAAAACGAAACACCTCCAGAAGCTTATGCACACTTAGAATTATTAAAATTATCTAAAGAGCATTATAGAAAAAACGGAACAGGAAGGCCTACCAAAAAAGACAGAAGAGATATTGATGAATTTGGAAATGAAATAATAGAAGAATATGAAACAGACTAG
- a CDS encoding phosphoribosyltransferase family protein translates to MSKNIILTNQQIEHTIKRIAYQIYETFVDDDEIVIAGITRNGFVFAEKIAQSLASISPAKISLCEVHVDKQNPQLPITTSLTKEQYSNKGLILVDDVLSSGTTLIYAVRHFLDVPLKKFKTAVLVDRNHKKYPIKADFKGISLSTSLLEHVDVVFEKNGESYATLS, encoded by the coding sequence ATGAGTAAAAATATCATCCTAACGAATCAACAAATAGAGCATACTATCAAAAGAATTGCATATCAAATCTATGAAACTTTTGTAGATGATGATGAAATTGTAATTGCGGGTATTACTAGAAATGGTTTTGTTTTTGCTGAAAAAATCGCGCAATCATTAGCTTCTATTTCGCCTGCCAAGATTTCATTATGTGAGGTACACGTAGATAAACAGAATCCTCAATTGCCTATTACTACATCTTTGACAAAAGAACAATACAGTAACAAAGGATTGATTCTTGTAGATGATGTGTTGAGTTCTGGAACTACATTAATATATGCTGTCAGACATTTTTTAGATGTTCCTTTAAAAAAGTTTAAAACAGCGGTACTTGTCGATAGAAATCACAAAAAATACCCTATTAAAGCCGATTTTAAAGGAATATCACTTTCTACTTCTCTTTTAGAACATGTTGATGTTGTTTTTGAAAAAAACGGTGAAAGCTACGCTACGTTAAGTTAG